Part of the Brevibacillus brevis genome is shown below.
CTGGACGATCGCCCAGTAAATCGCCCCTGTCAAATAGAGGAAGAATACGGACAATGCGACGAGTGCAACAGCGCTGACCGTAGTGGAGACGATTCCCGCCACCCCGATGCACACCGCCGATACAAACAGGCAGGAAACCAGGACGACTTTCCGCGAGAACAGCGTTCCTTTTGCGGCAAATTTCTTCCGCACGTAATCGGAGACGAATCCGCCAGCTGCAAGTCCGATAAAGCCGAGGACCCAAGGAATCACCGTGATGATGCTCATATCCTTGACACTGACGCCGTGCGCCTTCACCAGGTAGCTCGGGAACCATGTCAGGAAGAAGAACAGGATGTAGTTGTACGCGAAGAAGGCGAATGCGGTAAACAACACGGTTTTTTGCTTCAGGTAAAACGTAAGCGGAATTTTTTCTTTCGGCTGCTCCTGTTGAACGGCTGTGCTTGCAGCCGCTGTCCCTTCCGGCTTTTCTTTGACGAATTTCCACCACAGCACGGCCCAGATCAGACCGATGATCATAATCAAAATAAACGAAACCTTCCAACTGTAAGCGATTGCAATAAATCCAACGATCGGACCGGAGATGGCTCCCCCGAGAGGTGTGCCGCTATTGGTCAATCCGATGGCGGATGCGCGCTGGTCTGCAGGGAACCAGTTGTTGACCATTTTGTTGATGGTGGCGGACAACGGTCCTTCTCCCATCCCGAACAGGATGCGGATGACGATCAGGCTGACAAAGCCGACGGCCAGAGCGACGGCGCCGCTAAACAGCGACCAGACAATCATGGCGACGAACAGGGTAAGCTTGGCCCCGTACCTGTCCGAAGCCACGCCGCCCAAAAAGTTGAATACGGCGTAGCCGACGGAGAAGCTGCTGAAAATAATCCCCATTTGCGTAGCGGAGAGCGTCAGATCGTCCTGGATGAACGGGGCCGCGATGGACAGCGCGGAACGGTCCAAGTAGTTGATCACGCCAGCTAAAAAAAGCAGGATAATGACGGAAAGCTTGCCTTTTGCAAACACAAAATCTCCTCCTTTGTATCTATGGATTTGCGTATCACCGAATTCGGAAAACGCATTCATTTTTTTATCTACCAGCAGGGGTAAATCGGTTTAGTATTCGAGATGAAAAAGGGAGGCCCCTTCTTCATCCCTGCAAGCATGAACTTCTTACGATGATTGCCGGTGCAAACCGCTGGATCATGGGGCTGAGCTCCTCGTGTTCCTCTTTTTTGATCCGTTGAAGCAACCGCTCGACAGCACTCTTGGCCATCTCCCTCGTCGGCTGGGCAATCGTGGTGATAGACGGGGTATAAAAGCTGGCAAACGGCACTTCGTCGATTCCGATGACCGCTGCATCGCCCGGTATTTGCAGGTTGTTTTCTTTCATGTACTTCAACACTTCAATCAGCACAATGTCATTCCCCGCCAAAATCGCCAGCGGAGGCAAAGGCTGCGCAAACAGCTCGTCAAGCGCTCCCGCGATCTGATGGGCGTCCACGGTTTTGATGTACGACTCCCGCACCTCGATCCCGTGCGATTGCAGGGCGCTGCGGTACCCTCTGATCCGCTCGACGCGCGGACTGATATTGCGAATGATGGAGGTCGTCACGATAGCGATTCGGCTGTACCCGTTTTTCACAAATTCGTCGATAGCCAGTTTGGAAGCGAGCTCGTTATCCAGCATGACAGTGTCGATTCCCAGATGCTCGATCGTGCGGTCCATGAAGACGATCGGGAATTGGTCTTCTTTCATCTGTTCGTACAGGTCGAGGTTGCCCCCTGTAGGAAAGATAATAATGCCATCGACTTGCTTCGCACGCAGCATTTCAATGTACTTCTTTTCCTTTTCCGGCTGGTCGTCCGCATTGCAGACAATGATCTGGAAATCGTGCTCGTGGAAAAAGTCTTCGACTGCCCGTATGATATGGGTGGAAAACGTGTGCAAAATATTCGCCACGACTACCCCGACCGTGAACGTCGACTTTTGCTTCAGACTTCTGGCGACGATGTTTGGCTGAAAGTTCAGTTCTTTGATCGTCTCTTCAATTTTCTTTCTGGTCTTTTCGCTCATGTAATCGTATCGTTTGTTCAGAAATTGGGAGACGGTGCTTTTGGATACATTCGCGTGCTTTGCCACATCGGCAATGGTAATGTTTTTCATGAACTCACCCATCTTTTGCTACTCATATTCTGTAACCCTTCTACTAAAGCAGATCTCGTCTGGCTTCGTCAAGGAATATAAAACGTTTTAGTAAAACGGTTTATCTTATCATAGCAAAATGATAGTGTGGATGAAAGCGCTTCTTTCACAACCCGACCAGCCGGCTACTGGAGGATCGCCGAGCAACGATGCTGCCAAAGGGACGGGAAGGCCCACCGCTTCTCGCGGAAAATGGCCATCCCGCATGGCAGTAGAGTGCCGCTGCCGAATCGAGGACTTCCGGCTGCGTCCCGATCGTCAGACGCCGGAGTAGGCCATGAATCCCCCGTCTACCGGTACGGTAACACCGGTGACGAACCCGGAATATTCGTCGTCTACCAGCCAGAGCAGCGTGCCGAGCAGATCGCTTGGCTGGCCGAATCGCTTCATGGGCGTTCCAGTCAAAATCTTTTGCGAGCGGGCGGTGTAGTTGCCTGCTTCGTCCAGCAGGAGATTGCGGTTTTGCGTCGTCAGAAAGAAGCCTGGAGCGATCGCATTCACCCGCAGCCCGGCTTCGGCAAAGTGAACCGCCATCCACATCGTAAAGTTGTTGATGGCCGCCTTTGCCGCGCTGTAAGCAGGCACCTTGGTCATCGGCGCGTAGGCGCTCATGGACGAGATGTTCAGAATGACCGGGGCTGGCGCGCTCAGCATCTCGGAAGCGAATACCTGGCTGGTCAGGAAGGCTCCGGTGAAATTGCTTTGAAACACGTGCGTGAACCCTTGCTCGTCCAGATCGAAGAACGACTTGCCGGGAGCGTCTTGCTCATACACTTCCGAGTCGGTAATCGCGGACGGGTGGTTTCCTCCCGCCCCATTGATCAGGATGTCGATCCTTCCGTACGCGGACAAGATTTCTTCCTTCGCCGACTCCAGCGAAGCCCGGCTCAGCACGTCTGCGGAAATGGACAGGGCGCTGCCGCCGTTTCCCTCGATTTCCTCGGCGATCTGCCGGCCGTTTTCCGCATTCCGATTCAGGATCGCGACCTTGACTCCATGTCTGGCCAGTTCCTTTGCCATTTGCGAGCAGAGCACTCCGCTGCCTCCTGTGATGACCGCCACTCTGTCTTTCAGATTTTCATGAATCGGTTTCATAGGGCCTGACCCTTCTTTTTCGTTTCATAGGCGTCCCACAGACCGAGCAGGTACATGATGCCGAGCGCCCTGTCGTACAAGCCGTATCCGGGACGGCATACTTCACCCCAAATATGGCGGCCGTGGTCCGGTCTGACGTATCCGGTGTAGTTTTGTTTGCTCAGCGCTTCGACGACTCCACTGACGTCGATGGACCCGTCCTGCGTGTAGTGCGACGTCTCGACGAAGTCACCGTTTTCGTAAATTTTCACGTTTCGGATGTGCGAGAACGGTGCGCGAGAGGCGTATTTTTCAGCGATTTTCACCATGTCGTTCTGCGGGTTTGCGCCCATGGACCCCGTGCACATCGTGATGCAGTTCGACGGGGAGTCGGAAATCGCAAAGAGTCTTTCATAGCTCGCCGCCCCTGTAATAATGCGCGGCAGGCCGAAAATGGACCACGGCGGATCGTCCGGGTGAATGGCCATCTTTACGCCGCATTCCTCGGCGACAGGCAAAATTTCGCGCAGGAAGAAGCCCAGATTGGTCCACAGCTGTTCCTCGTCCACACCTTTGTACGCCTCGAAGAGCTCGGAGATGCGGGCCAGCTTTTCCGGCTCCCAGCCCGGCAGCGTCAGATCGGAGGCCTCCGAAACCGTGCGGATCAGCTCGTGCGGGTCGAGATTGTCCACCTTTGCTTTTTCATAGAACAAAGCGGTCGAGCCATCCTCCAGCGGGTGAAACATCTCGGTGCGCGTCCAGTCGAAGATCGGCATGAAGTTGTAGCAGATGACTTTGACGCCAGCTTCCGCCAGATTGCGGATCGTCTGCTTGTAATTGTCGATGTATTTCATGCGCTCTTCGTTGCCCAGCTTGATAGACTCGTGGACATTCACGCTCTCCACGACATCCGTATGGAAGCCGAACGACTGGATGTACTTCACTTCTTCCTCGATTTCGGCCTTCTCCCATACCTCTCCGACAGGCTTCTGATGCAGAGCCCAGACGATTCCCCTCGTCCCGGGAATTTGCTTCACCTGATCGAGCGACACGGTGTCATTCCCTCGGCCGTACCAGCGAAACGTGATATTCATAGTGCCCCCTCCTTACTCCACGCTCTTGCGCGTATAGTTTTGGCTCAGCGCGACGACGGCTGCATGTCCGCCACTCCGATAGGCCTTGTTCAAGTCCGAGCCGATCCCGACGGCTACCGCACCGGCGTCCAGCCAGTCTTTCATGTTGCCCAGATGGATGCCCCCGGTCGGCATGACTTTCACATGCGGCAGGGGACCGTTGACGGAGCGGATAAACGACGGTTCAAAGCTGTTTGCAGGGAACAGCTTCAGCACGTCACAACCTGCCTCGAGTGCCCGCACCATCTCCCGGATCGTCATGCAGCCCGGCAGATAAGGCACGCCGTAGCGATTGCACAGAACCGCGACCTCCTCTTGAAAATACGGACTGACGATAAACCGGGCTCCGGCGAGCAGCGCATGTCTGGCCGTCTCCGCATCCAGCACCGAGCCGGCTCCCAGCAGCACGTTCTCCGACTCCAATGCCCGAAATACGTCTGCGACATGCGGGGTCGTGTAGGTAAGCTCAATGGCACGGATTCCGCCCTCGATCGCAGCCCTGGACAGCGCGGTCGCTTCCTCGGCGCTCTCCCCGCGGATGACCGCGACGACCTTCGATTCAGCTAGTGCTTGCAACACCTGGTATTTCTGATTCACCTTCTCCACCTCCTTATTCGAAGACAATCAGCGCTTTGCGGACTTTGTCCGGATTTTTCTCCACGTAGTCGAACGCTTCCTGGACACGCTCAAGCGGGAACGTATGCGTAACCAGTCCGTTATGTCTGAGCTTGCCTTCGTTCAGGAGGCGGACCACCTGGCTGAACTGGCTGGTCTGCAGGCGGGAGCCGACGATGGTCACTTCCTTTTTCGTGATCGGAAGCTGCGGAATCGCGGACGGACGCTCGTCAAAGCCGAGTACCACTACGGTTCCCGCCGGGGAGACGACATCGACCGAAAGCTCGAAGGTCATCGGCAGGCAGACAGCATCGATGGCGACATTCACTCCTTCGCCGCCGGTCCACCGCGCCACAGCTTCGCGTACGTCTTCGCGGGAGGCGTTGACTGTGACATCCGCCCCGTTTTCTTTCGCGAAATCCAGTCGCTCGTCGCTCAAGTCCGTGATCATGACCCGGGCGCCTTGCAGTTTGGCCATTTTCAGAATGCAAATGCCGATCGGACCCGCTCCCTGAATGAGCACTGTCTCCCCCTGCTCCACCTGGCCTCTCCAAACCGCCTGGGCGCCAATCGTATACGGCTCGGCCAGCACGATCTCCTCCCAGGGCAAGCCCGCATCTACCACGTGAAGCTGCTTTTCGGGAAGGACAAACCATTCGCGCATCCCTCCGTCTTCATGCACGCCGAAAACAGACAGGGAGGCACAGACATTCGGACGCCCTTTGCGGCAGGCGTAGCACTCGCCGCAGTAGCGAATCGGCTCCACTACCACGTGATCGCCCACTTTTACGTTTTTCACTTCCGGGCCCACCTCGACGACTTCTCCCGCTACTTCATGCCCGACGACCCGTGGCAAGGTCGCAAGCGGATTCGTGCCGTGGTAAATATGCATGTCGGAGCCGCAGATCCCGACTCTCCGCACTTTGACCAGGACGTCTGTCGGCTGCCCGATCCCGGGCTTTTCCACTTCGCTTGCAACCAGCTCATGTGCTTTTCTCACTTGAACCGCTTTCATTTTTCCACCTGCTTTGTCAAAAAGTCGTACACGCTTTTTGCGATGGCAATGCCGTTTTCGCGATTGCGCTCCTCATGCAGCTGCTCGATCTCTCCCGGCACATAGACGCGGTCAAATCCGGGGGCCGGTTCGACAGCTCGCAGCTCATCCATCATCCGATCCATCTGCTCGAGGAACACATCCGCATCCGTAAAGAAAGCGGGGTTGACCGCGCAGAAGTAATGACCGAGCTTACGCTTCTGATCGAGGTCGCCGTACATTTTGCTGATGTGCGGACCAAAGGCGGCTCCGGCCAGCAAGCCCGAGAAAATATCGACGACAACCGCCAGTCCATAGCCTTTTGGACCGCCGAACGGCGTCAAGGAAACGACCTTGTGCGGGTCGGTCACGGAAGCTCCCGTCTCGTCGACGCCCCAGCCTTCCGGGATGGATTTTCCCTCTTCCCGCGCCTGCAGAATTTTGCCGAGGGCCACGTTGGAAGTCGCCATGTCGAGAATAAAAGGCTTGCTCGTTTTCGCCGGTACGCCGTACGCGATCGGGTTCGTTCCCAAAAAGGACGTTTTGCCGCCGAACGGCACGACGATTTGATCCGTATGGGACATCGCGATGCCGATCACCTTTTCATGGGCGGCTTTTTCGACGAAGTAGCTGAGCGCCCCGCAATGGCTGCTGTTGATGGCGGTAACCATCCCGACACCGTTTGCTTTCGCCATCTCGATTGCATGCGTCATAGCCAGATCCGCGATGACATGACCGAAGCCGTCGTCACCATCTACTACGCCGGTAACCGGACCTGTCTGGTTGAACGAGGGGCGGGCATTCGGATTGATTCCACCAGCTTTGAGACGATTGACGTAATGCTCCGTCCGCAGCACCCCGTGAGAATTCACATGGCGCAAATCGGCGTGCACCAGAACGTCTGCGACCTTTTCCGCATCATCGGTATGTAGGCCGGCTTCCGTCAGTTTCCTGACCACCAGTTTTTTTGCTTCTTCCGCCTGAATCACGACCGTTGACATTCGCATTCCCCCTGCTTCAAGTTGGCCTGTCTTGCCTTTGCGCGAATCGTTTGTCTGTCAGCAAGCTGTCAAATCATCGCTGCGTCTGTGCGAAAAGGAACCGCCCGATCGAATGGTTGCCGAGCGGCTGACCTTCGCCGCCCCTCCCCTTATCGCTCGATTACCGCTTCCTGACGAATAAAAGGGAGCACCTCTTCCAGATAAGGAAGTCCCTCGTTGTCGCCGGAGACAGTGGTGACCAGAGCCCCAATGCCATTGGCGAAGACGAGACGCTCTTCGCAGGAATAGCCGTGGAGATAACCGTAAACATAACCGGCATCGAATCCGTCGCCTGCCCCTACCGTGTCCACTGCATTCACCGGAAAGGCTGCCTTTTCGTGCCATTTGCCTTTCGTGAACAGCTTCGATCCGTTTGCTCCATCCTTGATCACCAGCTGATCGATGGCGTACTGCTCGGCGAAAGCGGCGAGCGCCTCATCGCTGTCCTCTGCCAGAATCAGCCGGATTTCGTCTCTTCCTGTCAGCAAGATGTCTACGGATGGGAAAAGATCAAAGTACGCTTTTCTCGCTTCTTCTATACTCCAGAGCTTCAGGCGAATATTCGGGTCAAACGACACCGTGATGCCCCGCTCTTTCGCAACCTGGATGACGCGCTTCGCAATCGCGATGTTTTGCGGATCGATCGCCAGGTACACGCCCGTGAGATGCACCAGGTCAATCCCGTCAAACATCGCTGGCTGAATATCCTCTGGCTTCAACGTCAGGATCGGGGACTGGTACCGGTAATAAAACGTCTTTCCAGAACCATCCTCACGAATCTCCTTGAAATTCAGCGACGTCGGGTACCCTTCCATCAGCTGCACATCGCTCATGTCGAGCCCCTCTCCGCGTGCAAAGGAAGCGATGACGCGCCCGAACTCGTCTCCCCCCAAGCGGCTTACCCATTTCGTCCTCAGCCCCAGCCGCGCGCAGCCGATCGCAAAGTTCAATTCGGCGCCTCCCACCTTCCTCTCGAAGCTGGAAACATATCGCAGCGGCCCCTTCACGGACGGGTTAAAGGTAATCATTGCGTCACCGATCGTAAATACACCAAAATTCGATGCCATCTTCCTTCCTCCTAAGATCCTCTACCACCATTCCGAACTCAATATTTGAAGTTTTTCGCAACAGTTTTGTGAATACTAAATCGGTTTACAAAACCGGTTTAGTGCGATTATACTTGAAACCCTTTTCATCGGTCAACAGAAAAATCAAACTATTGCGTCCTTCCATCTCTCGCTGCGAGGCTTCCCGGCCCTCTGAACAAAAAAAGCCGCCTGCCGGATAGACAGGTGGCTTTGGACCATTTCCTTATGCGAGACGAACCAGCTGTTTGCCCACGTTTTCCCCGCTAAACAGCCCAAGAAACGCCGGGACGATATTCTCGAAGCCTTCCACGATATTTTCGGAGTAGGTCAGCCGTCCTTCTTTAAACCATTGGGCCAATTGAGCGACTCCCTCGTCCAATCGCCCTGCGTAGTCCCCGAGCGTAAAGCCCTTCATCATCGAGCTGGTGATGAGCAGCTGGCTCTGCATGCGCGGGCCTACGTCCGGCTTCTCCAGGTTGTACAGGGCAATTTGCCCGCAGACGACGACTCTCGCCTGCCGATTCAAAAGAGCAAGGACTTCGTCCGATATTTCTCCGCCCACATTGTCGAAGTACACATCGACTCCGTTCGGGCAAGCCGCCTTCAATTGGGCCTTCCGATCAGCTTCCTTGTAATTGATGGCAGCGTCGAATCCGAGCTCCTCCACCAAATAACGAACCTTGTCCTTCGATCCGGCGATGCCGACCACGCGGCAGCCTTTGATCTTGGCGATCTGCCCGACGACGGTGCCGACTGCCCCCGCAGCCCCCGACACGACAACAGTCTCTCCTTCTTTCGGCTGCCCGATGTCAAGCAGCCCGAAGTACGCAGTCAGCCCGGTCATGCCGAGGATCCCGAGCGCAGTAGACACGGGAGCCACCGTTGGGTCGATTTTTTTCAACTGATTCCCCGCTACGACCGCGTGCGTGCGCCAGCCGTAATGCCCCAGCACGATGTCCCCTGCCTGCAGCTCAGCCGTATTCGATTCGACCACTTCGCCGACGACGCCGCCTGTGATGACCTCGCCTACCGTATAGGGGGCCACATAAGACTTGCGGTCATTCATTCGGCCGCGCATGTACGGATCGACGGATACGTACATGCTGCGCACGAGCACTTCTCCTTCGCCCGGCTGTGGAATCGGCGCTTCCACCATTTTCAGGTCCTCTTCCGTCGGCATCCCGACCGGTCGTTTGGCCAGGATGATTTGCTTGCAGGTGTTTGCTGTCATGCATGTTTCCTCCTTGTTATCACGTTAATTAAATTGTGCACAATTTAATATTACACAATTAAACATAACTACATTTCTGCTTGTTGTCAACGAGCTTCGGTTTTTGACAGTCACCTTGAATCGATGTAAATTGTATTGTACACAATGAATCAGCAGCTTTCGATCCCTCCAAATCAGGGATTCGCAGCCTGCCGGAAAACGGAGGAACCGATCCTGTGGAACCGAACGATCCGATGAAATTGGATAATCAATTGTGCTTTGCCATTTACGCCTGCTCCAAGGAAATGACCCGATTGTATCGTCCCCTGCTGGATGAGCTCGGGATCACGTATCCGCAATATCTCGTCCTGCTGTTGCTATGGGAAACCGACGGCCTGTCCGTCAAAGAGCTCGGGGAGAAGCTGTATCTGGATTCCGGGACCTTGACCCCTTTGCTGAAGCGGCTGGAGGCAGCCCAGCTGGTAGAGCGAAAGCGATCGCGCGAAGACGAACGGAAAGTCCTCATTCACCTGACGGAACAAGGGAAGGCCTTGAGCGCGCGGGCCGCTTCCATTCCTGGGGAGATCGTAAGCCGCAGCGGCTTGTCTGCGGAGGAAGTCCCCTTATTGCTGCATACGTTCAAAGAGCTTTTGTCCTGTATCCTGTCCAAGCAGGAGAAGCCCTGATCAATAGCGGACGATTCCTGCATTGACGCTGGAGGAAATCGTTTGGTAAAATAAACCTGGTAACCATCAATTTCGTCTTGATTAGTTACATCGTTCTTTTTTTGAAGGAAACATGTGCTAAGCGGAAAGGGGGGTACTGTGATGCTGATTGCAGGACGAAACCAACTAAAGGAGAGGTTTGCCCATGATTACCGTACGCCCCATCCACGCCGATGAAATAGAGGCCTTTGCCGCCATCGGCAGCGATTCTGAGGAAATTCGCAGC
Proteins encoded:
- a CDS encoding bifunctional 2-keto-4-hydroxyglutarate aldolase/2-keto-3-deoxy-6-phosphogluconate aldolase, coding for MNQKYQVLQALAESKVVAVIRGESAEEATALSRAAIEGGIRAIELTYTTPHVADVFRALESENVLLGAGSVLDAETARHALLAGARFIVSPYFQEEVAVLCNRYGVPYLPGCMTIREMVRALEAGCDVLKLFPANSFEPSFIRSVNGPLPHVKVMPTGGIHLGNMKDWLDAGAVAVGIGSDLNKAYRSGGHAAVVALSQNYTRKSVE
- the allD gene encoding ureidoglycolate dehydrogenase encodes the protein MSTVVIQAEEAKKLVVRKLTEAGLHTDDAEKVADVLVHADLRHVNSHGVLRTEHYVNRLKAGGINPNARPSFNQTGPVTGVVDGDDGFGHVIADLAMTHAIEMAKANGVGMVTAINSSHCGALSYFVEKAAHEKVIGIAMSHTDQIVVPFGGKTSFLGTNPIAYGVPAKTSKPFILDMATSNVALGKILQAREEGKSIPEGWGVDETGASVTDPHKVVSLTPFGGPKGYGLAVVVDIFSGLLAGAAFGPHISKMYGDLDQKRKLGHYFCAVNPAFFTDADVFLEQMDRMMDELRAVEPAPGFDRVYVPGEIEQLHEERNRENGIAIAKSVYDFLTKQVEK
- a CDS encoding substrate-binding domain-containing protein, coding for MKNITIADVAKHANVSKSTVSQFLNKRYDYMSEKTRKKIEETIKELNFQPNIVARSLKQKSTFTVGVVVANILHTFSTHIIRAVEDFFHEHDFQIIVCNADDQPEKEKKYIEMLRAKQVDGIIIFPTGGNLDLYEQMKEDQFPIVFMDRTIEHLGIDTVMLDNELASKLAIDEFVKNGYSRIAIVTTSIIRNISPRVERIRGYRSALQSHGIEVRESYIKTVDAHQIAGALDELFAQPLPPLAILAGNDIVLIEVLKYMKENNLQIPGDAAVIGIDEVPFASFYTPSITTIAQPTREMAKSAVERLLQRIKKEEHEELSPMIQRFAPAIIVRSSCLQG
- a CDS encoding sugar kinase; the protein is MASNFGVFTIGDAMITFNPSVKGPLRYVSSFERKVGGAELNFAIGCARLGLRTKWVSRLGGDEFGRVIASFARGEGLDMSDVQLMEGYPTSLNFKEIREDGSGKTFYYRYQSPILTLKPEDIQPAMFDGIDLVHLTGVYLAIDPQNIAIAKRVIQVAKERGITVSFDPNIRLKLWSIEEARKAYFDLFPSVDILLTGRDEIRLILAEDSDEALAAFAEQYAIDQLVIKDGANGSKLFTKGKWHEKAAFPVNAVDTVGAGDGFDAGYVYGYLHGYSCEERLVFANGIGALVTTVSGDNEGLPYLEEVLPFIRQEAVIER
- the uxuA gene encoding mannonate dehydratase, giving the protein MNITFRWYGRGNDTVSLDQVKQIPGTRGIVWALHQKPVGEVWEKAEIEEEVKYIQSFGFHTDVVESVNVHESIKLGNEERMKYIDNYKQTIRNLAEAGVKVICYNFMPIFDWTRTEMFHPLEDGSTALFYEKAKVDNLDPHELIRTVSEASDLTLPGWEPEKLARISELFEAYKGVDEEQLWTNLGFFLREILPVAEECGVKMAIHPDDPPWSIFGLPRIITGAASYERLFAISDSPSNCITMCTGSMGANPQNDMVKIAEKYASRAPFSHIRNVKIYENGDFVETSHYTQDGSIDVSGVVEALSKQNYTGYVRPDHGRHIWGEVCRPGYGLYDRALGIMYLLGLWDAYETKKKGQAL
- a CDS encoding MFS transporter, producing the protein MFAKGKLSVIILLFLAGVINYLDRSALSIAAPFIQDDLTLSATQMGIIFSSFSVGYAVFNFLGGVASDRYGAKLTLFVAMIVWSLFSGAVALAVGFVSLIVIRILFGMGEGPLSATINKMVNNWFPADQRASAIGLTNSGTPLGGAISGPIVGFIAIAYSWKVSFILIMIIGLIWAVLWWKFVKEKPEGTAAASTAVQQEQPKEKIPLTFYLKQKTVLFTAFAFFAYNYILFFFLTWFPSYLVKAHGVSVKDMSIITVIPWVLGFIGLAAGGFVSDYVRKKFAAKGTLFSRKVVLVSCLFVSAVCIGVAGIVSTTVSAVALVALSVFFLYLTGAIYWAIVQDVVDQNNVGSVGGFMHFLANTAGIIGPTLTGYLVDTSGSFASAFLLAGGLAIVASLTVIRFVRPIVKKVSQTY
- a CDS encoding SDR family oxidoreductase, with the protein product MKPIHENLKDRVAVITGGSGVLCSQMAKELARHGVKVAILNRNAENGRQIAEEIEGNGGSALSISADVLSRASLESAKEEILSAYGRIDILINGAGGNHPSAITDSEVYEQDAPGKSFFDLDEQGFTHVFQSNFTGAFLTSQVFASEMLSAPAPVILNISSMSAYAPMTKVPAYSAAKAAINNFTMWMAVHFAEAGLRVNAIAPGFFLTTQNRNLLLDEAGNYTARSQKILTGTPMKRFGQPSDLLGTLLWLVDDEYSGFVTGVTVPVDGGFMAYSGV
- a CDS encoding NADP-dependent oxidoreductase produces the protein MTANTCKQIILAKRPVGMPTEEDLKMVEAPIPQPGEGEVLVRSMYVSVDPYMRGRMNDRKSYVAPYTVGEVITGGVVGEVVESNTAELQAGDIVLGHYGWRTHAVVAGNQLKKIDPTVAPVSTALGILGMTGLTAYFGLLDIGQPKEGETVVVSGAAGAVGTVVGQIAKIKGCRVVGIAGSKDKVRYLVEELGFDAAINYKEADRKAQLKAACPNGVDVYFDNVGGEISDEVLALLNRQARVVVCGQIALYNLEKPDVGPRMQSQLLITSSMMKGFTLGDYAGRLDEGVAQLAQWFKEGRLTYSENIVEGFENIVPAFLGLFSGENVGKQLVRLA
- a CDS encoding zinc-binding alcohol dehydrogenase family protein, with the protein product MKAVQVRKAHELVASEVEKPGIGQPTDVLVKVRRVGICGSDMHIYHGTNPLATLPRVVGHEVAGEVVEVGPEVKNVKVGDHVVVEPIRYCGECYACRKGRPNVCASLSVFGVHEDGGMREWFVLPEKQLHVVDAGLPWEEIVLAEPYTIGAQAVWRGQVEQGETVLIQGAGPIGICILKMAKLQGARVMITDLSDERLDFAKENGADVTVNASREDVREAVARWTGGEGVNVAIDAVCLPMTFELSVDVVSPAGTVVVLGFDERPSAIPQLPITKKEVTIVGSRLQTSQFSQVVRLLNEGKLRHNGLVTHTFPLERVQEAFDYVEKNPDKVRKALIVFE
- a CDS encoding MarR family transcriptional regulator, which encodes MKLDNQLCFAIYACSKEMTRLYRPLLDELGITYPQYLVLLLLWETDGLSVKELGEKLYLDSGTLTPLLKRLEAAQLVERKRSREDERKVLIHLTEQGKALSARAASIPGEIVSRSGLSAEEVPLLLHTFKELLSCILSKQEKP